The Sediminitomix flava genome includes a window with the following:
- a CDS encoding SusD/RagB family nutrient-binding outer membrane lipoprotein, with amino-acid sequence MNIKKYILGTALAATTLFSCTDGFDEMNENPWTGNDLDVKHQFTYTQLKMFASGHEGFRGNLIMTGPYAGNTANLYSTGIGFGLSDSYTNATWELIYGDVMKNLVDAMGRLEAEGGQDDKIAQFRIVKVVNLLRATLLYGDIPYFDAGKGYSDLIYYPKYDRQEDILKDMVNELRESRDLLAASGSEIFTYDLYDSGVAGPTKYIKLANSLLMRIGLTMSEADATEGASIFQEAYTNDGGYISNWGEAVYVRHVEDGGPWGQHVNGTGVAIEGQVGGFSYGYMSEKALKSMQEKEDPRIFRLVSHLTYESGISKSMTDVAKYRDFDPFAQAGEDGEFKRVHYRGVRMGDRGDGNRGLYYKPSEEKVYHASYWVNQNTDYKFEEGGQFATLAGLSPATFNRLTPTMVMGADEVQFMIAEAANIGYIGADARSAFQAGIEFALSKYDAMPYPGKETEQTYEALYISQTNPSYNHETAVSNYIQNAMDRYDAASDKREEIIYEHWMADLGDGYKSYEIWNRTHMPSMVVPDINAAGEDYVELASFEGDPTIDHDLDPIGSESIHLHTGGVTDGIRPSRFPYPNRELTVNSANADEAMQRQRSESGTGAATNFIAVKQWYSHK; translated from the coding sequence ATGAATATCAAAAAATATATACTAGGAACTGCTTTAGCAGCTACTACACTGTTTAGTTGTACTGATGGGTTTGATGAAATGAATGAAAACCCATGGACAGGTAATGATTTGGATGTAAAACATCAGTTTACTTATACGCAGCTGAAAATGTTTGCAAGTGGACATGAAGGTTTTAGAGGTAACCTAATCATGACAGGACCTTATGCTGGAAATACAGCAAACCTGTATTCAACAGGGATTGGCTTTGGCTTGAGTGATAGTTATACAAATGCCACTTGGGAATTGATTTACGGAGATGTAATGAAAAACCTTGTTGATGCCATGGGACGTCTAGAGGCTGAAGGTGGTCAAGATGATAAGATTGCTCAATTCCGCATAGTAAAAGTTGTGAACCTTTTGAGAGCAACTCTTCTTTATGGTGATATCCCTTATTTTGATGCAGGAAAAGGTTATTCTGATTTGATCTATTATCCTAAATATGATCGACAAGAAGATATCCTAAAAGATATGGTCAATGAGTTGAGAGAGTCTAGAGACTTGTTAGCAGCTAGCGGTTCTGAAATCTTTACTTATGATCTTTATGATTCTGGTGTTGCTGGGCCAACAAAATATATCAAGTTAGCCAATTCATTATTGATGCGTATCGGACTTACAATGTCTGAAGCTGATGCCACTGAAGGAGCTTCAATTTTCCAAGAGGCTTATACAAATGATGGTGGATATATTTCAAACTGGGGTGAAGCAGTTTATGTGAGACACGTTGAGGATGGTGGTCCTTGGGGACAACATGTAAACGGTACTGGTGTTGCTATTGAAGGTCAAGTAGGTGGTTTCTCATATGGTTATATGAGTGAAAAAGCCTTGAAATCGATGCAAGAAAAAGAAGATCCACGTATTTTCCGTTTAGTTAGTCACTTGACTTATGAAAGTGGTATTTCTAAATCTATGACTGATGTTGCTAAGTACAGAGACTTTGATCCATTTGCTCAAGCAGGTGAAGATGGAGAGTTCAAGCGAGTTCATTACAGAGGAGTAAGAATGGGTGACCGAGGAGATGGAAACCGTGGTTTGTATTATAAACCAAGCGAAGAAAAAGTTTACCATGCTTCTTATTGGGTTAACCAAAATACAGACTACAAATTTGAAGAAGGTGGACAGTTCGCTACTCTTGCAGGTTTGAGTCCTGCCACTTTCAACCGATTAACTCCTACAATGGTCATGGGAGCTGATGAAGTTCAGTTCATGATTGCTGAAGCGGCAAACATTGGGTATATCGGTGCAGATGCAAGATCAGCATTCCAAGCAGGTATTGAGTTTGCATTATCTAAATATGATGCAATGCCATACCCTGGTAAAGAGACTGAGCAGACTTATGAAGCTTTGTATATCAGTCAAACGAATCCAAGTTATAATCATGAGACAGCGGTATCAAATTATATTCAAAACGCTATGGATAGATATGATGCTGCTTCAGATAAGAGAGAAGAAATTATCTATGAGCACTGGATGGCAGATCTAGGTGATGGTTATAAATCATATGAAATCTGGAATAGAACACACATGCCAAGTATGGTTGTGCCAGATATCAATGCAGCAGGTGAAGATTATGTAGAACTTGCTTCATTTGAAGGAGATCCAACTATTGATCATGATTTAGATCCGATTGGGTCAGAGTCTATTCATTTGCATACTGGTGGTGTGACAGACGGAATTCGTCCTAGTCGTTTCCCTTATCCAAACAGAGAGCTTACAGTAAATTCAGCTAATGCAGACGAGGCAATGCAAAGACAAAGAAGCGAAAGTGGAACTGGAGCTGCTACAAACTTTATTGCCGTGAAACAATGGTATAGCCACAAATAA
- a CDS encoding GH92 family glycosyl hydrolase, whose amino-acid sequence MSLSKNIIRVGKAVLALWLTTGLTACETQQDNQSLIQYVNPFIGTGGHGHTFPGATLPFGGVQVSPVNGQSGWDWVSGYHYSDSLLVGFGHLHLSGTGIGDLNDILILPTTQAYPLDAKINQRDKLPYLEKYTHANEVAQAGYYKTHLLNSDIIAEVTAGKRVGFHQWTFPENTQKPSAIIDLGFAVNWDGAVDTEFEQVDKYTLRGKRFSKGWAEDQRVFFQVKTSEEVEKVEINKEGKRLVAQVFFKNTDENKQVRIAVGISSASYNGAHLALLEEANNWTFEEKKKEAQSVWEKALNQVQITSSDEKQKEIFYTALYHSKIAPVTHSDAEGFYKGADHEVHKTKGGDFYSTFSLWDTFRAVHPLFTILEPEKFNADLINSMLAHYDQTGILPVWALAGNETNCMTGYHSMPVLADAVLKGIKGIDAEKVFEAMKATSLQDARGLKLYKEYGFIPADLEDESVTTTLEYAYDDWCIAQVAKHLGKEEDYKVYMKRSEGYKPLFDKETGFMRGRQTDGTFRTPFDPKEANHRENTDYTEGNAFQHSWFVLHDVQGLINMFGSNEAFVAKLDELFTESSEISGEHVSPDISGMIGQYAHGNEPSHHIAYLYNYAGQAWKTQEKVREILETQYDNTPDGISGNEDCGQMSAWYVFSSAGLYPVNPANGYYDIGSPLFENVKLNTSSGKTFEIISNNVSDQNIYIQSASLNGEPLNTYRISHKQLMNGGTLVLEMGPKPLKEINL is encoded by the coding sequence ATGTCATTAAGTAAGAATATAATTCGAGTAGGAAAAGCAGTTCTTGCACTATGGCTTACTACTGGACTGACTGCCTGTGAAACCCAACAAGATAACCAATCATTAATCCAATATGTAAACCCATTTATCGGCACAGGAGGACACGGACATACTTTCCCCGGTGCTACATTACCTTTTGGAGGAGTACAAGTTAGCCCTGTAAATGGACAGAGCGGTTGGGACTGGGTTTCTGGTTACCATTATTCAGATTCATTGTTAGTTGGCTTTGGACATTTACACCTAAGTGGAACAGGTATCGGAGATTTAAACGATATTTTAATTCTACCTACAACACAAGCATATCCATTAGATGCTAAAATCAATCAAAGAGATAAATTACCTTACCTAGAAAAATATACCCATGCCAATGAAGTAGCTCAAGCAGGTTACTATAAAACTCATTTGCTAAATAGCGACATTATTGCTGAAGTAACAGCAGGGAAAAGAGTAGGCTTTCACCAATGGACTTTTCCTGAAAATACACAAAAACCATCAGCTATCATTGACCTAGGTTTTGCAGTAAATTGGGATGGTGCAGTAGATACAGAATTTGAACAAGTAGATAAATATACGCTAAGAGGAAAAAGATTCTCAAAAGGTTGGGCAGAAGATCAACGTGTCTTTTTCCAAGTAAAAACTTCTGAGGAAGTAGAAAAAGTAGAGATCAATAAAGAAGGAAAACGTTTGGTTGCTCAAGTTTTCTTCAAAAACACCGATGAAAACAAGCAAGTACGAATTGCAGTTGGTATTTCTTCGGCTTCATATAATGGAGCACATTTAGCATTGCTAGAAGAAGCAAACAATTGGACTTTCGAAGAAAAGAAAAAAGAAGCACAATCAGTTTGGGAGAAAGCTTTAAATCAAGTGCAAATCACTAGCTCTGACGAAAAACAGAAAGAGATTTTCTATACAGCCCTTTATCATTCTAAAATAGCACCAGTAACTCACTCTGATGCAGAAGGCTTTTACAAAGGAGCAGATCATGAGGTTCATAAAACAAAAGGTGGAGATTTCTATAGTACATTCTCTCTTTGGGATACTTTTAGAGCCGTGCATCCACTTTTTACCATTTTAGAACCTGAAAAATTCAATGCAGATTTGATCAATTCAATGTTGGCACATTATGATCAAACAGGTATTCTTCCAGTTTGGGCATTGGCAGGTAACGAAACTAATTGTATGACAGGTTATCATTCTATGCCTGTACTTGCAGATGCAGTATTGAAAGGTATCAAAGGAATTGATGCAGAGAAAGTTTTTGAAGCAATGAAGGCAACTTCACTACAAGATGCCAGAGGACTAAAATTATATAAGGAATATGGTTTTATTCCTGCAGACCTTGAAGATGAGTCTGTAACTACAACCTTGGAATATGCTTATGATGATTGGTGCATAGCTCAAGTCGCGAAACATCTAGGTAAAGAAGAGGACTACAAAGTATACATGAAACGTTCGGAAGGTTATAAACCACTTTTCGATAAGGAAACAGGTTTTATGAGAGGGCGACAAACGGATGGTACTTTCCGTACTCCTTTCGACCCTAAAGAAGCAAATCATAGAGAAAATACAGATTATACAGAAGGGAATGCATTCCAACATTCTTGGTTTGTATTGCATGATGTTCAAGGTCTGATCAATATGTTTGGTTCAAACGAAGCATTTGTAGCGAAGCTTGATGAGTTATTTACAGAGAGTTCAGAAATTAGTGGGGAGCATGTATCTCCTGATATTTCTGGAATGATCGGTCAGTATGCACATGGCAATGAACCTTCACATCATATTGCTTACTTATATAATTACGCAGGGCAGGCTTGGAAAACCCAAGAGAAAGTGAGAGAAATCCTTGAGACTCAATATGACAATACTCCTGACGGAATTAGTGGTAATGAAGACTGTGGTCAAATGTCTGCTTGGTATGTATTTAGTAGTGCAGGCTTGTACCCAGTAAACCCAGCAAATGGATATTATGATATAGGTAGTCCGTTATTTGAAAATGTAAAACTTAATACGTCTTCAGGGAAAACCTTCGAGATTATTTCTAATAATGTTTCTGATCAAAATATTTATATTCAATCTGCAAGTTTGAATGGAGAACCTTTAAATACTTACCGAATCTCCCACAAACAATTAATGAATGGAGGAACTTTAGTTCTTGAAATGGGACCAAAACCATTGAAAGAAATTAACCTCTAA
- a CDS encoding copper homeostasis protein CutC, whose translation MTTRLEICSYSVESAIKAQSGGADRIELCGGRLEGGTTPSYGMIQQARKYIHVDLHTIIRPRGGDFVYSELEFEEMVQDIRMAKNIGCDGVVIGSLTIDGKVDIEGNKRLIKEARPMKVTFHRAFDMVDNPSEALEELINLGVDGVLTSGQCMTAEEGIELIADLAKQAAGRIDIIPASGINPSNVQRIQSEGGVNWMHSSASVTVESKMRYRNNSVTMSKESRSSEFEITAVDEETVKAMKKALFVYSNTI comes from the coding sequence ATGACAACACGATTAGAAATATGTTCATATTCGGTAGAGTCGGCAATTAAGGCTCAAAGCGGTGGAGCTGACCGAATAGAACTATGTGGTGGGAGATTAGAAGGAGGGACAACTCCAAGCTATGGAATGATTCAGCAAGCTCGAAAATATATCCATGTTGATTTACATACGATCATTCGTCCTAGAGGTGGTGATTTTGTGTATTCAGAACTTGAATTTGAGGAAATGGTTCAAGACATCAGAATGGCCAAAAATATTGGTTGTGATGGTGTAGTAATCGGTTCTTTAACAATAGATGGAAAAGTTGATATTGAAGGGAACAAACGCTTGATCAAAGAAGCAAGGCCAATGAAAGTGACATTTCATAGAGCATTTGATATGGTAGATAATCCTTCTGAAGCACTTGAGGAATTGATAAACTTAGGCGTAGATGGAGTGTTAACTTCTGGGCAATGTATGACTGCCGAAGAAGGAATCGAACTAATAGCAGATTTAGCAAAGCAAGCTGCAGGTCGAATAGATATTATACCCGCAAGTGGAATTAACCCGAGTAATGTACAACGAATTCAGAGTGAAGGTGGGGTGAATTGGATGCATTCTTCCGCATCTGTTACTGTAGAAAGTAAGATGAGATACAGAAATAATTCCGTTACGATGAGTAAAGAGTCTCGTTCATCTGAGTTTGAAATTACTGCAGTTGATGAAGAAACAGTAAAAGCAATGAAGAAGGCTTTGTTTGTTTATTCGAATACTATTTGA
- a CDS encoding PNGase F N-terminal domain-containing protein translates to MKKLLFYILPLVGLCVACGPKEVPSIGSKSYQVFDKEHLYFDPEINKNGIQVSETDPFYIESGRIMLKKLTIPKFERETKVKITVEETSAGDRWDKSGSVFMMPANGVNMLSVAKKEYELKNSENAEETDSFPGIIAEGEYQPTVELMRFMTPFGVGFYSEQDTSKYPNRMPVYIDGWAKKAVWEQDITHLIPLLEGEIYVGVHIDTWTKEGYNISVRLDFEESENAYEPARKRWVSPVMNTVRYIPPQRGCDQFQRKDVGTTVNVPAGAKTVNIGYITTGHGGHSGGDEFVPTENIIKVDDEIFHSFTPWRTDCASFRRFNPTSGVWLKKRKVDYIDWEKKKYQTKEIEEPEASSDLSRSNWCPGSDVPPLILPMSIGSGEHKITVSMPTSQVQAENEHNFWFVSAYLFGELN, encoded by the coding sequence ATGAAAAAGTTACTTTTTTATATTCTCCCTCTAGTAGGCTTGTGTGTTGCATGCGGGCCAAAAGAGGTTCCTTCCATCGGAAGTAAAAGCTACCAAGTTTTTGACAAAGAGCATTTGTACTTTGATCCCGAAATCAATAAAAATGGGATTCAAGTCAGTGAGACAGATCCATTTTATATAGAGTCGGGAAGGATCATGCTCAAAAAATTGACGATTCCGAAATTTGAAAGAGAAACAAAAGTCAAAATCACAGTAGAAGAAACCTCTGCAGGAGATCGTTGGGATAAATCTGGTTCTGTATTTATGATGCCTGCAAATGGTGTAAATATGTTGTCTGTAGCTAAGAAAGAGTATGAATTGAAAAATTCTGAAAATGCTGAAGAAACAGATAGTTTTCCAGGAATTATTGCAGAAGGAGAATATCAGCCAACAGTAGAGCTGATGCGTTTCATGACGCCATTTGGTGTTGGGTTCTACTCAGAGCAAGATACATCGAAGTACCCAAACAGAATGCCTGTTTATATTGATGGTTGGGCTAAAAAAGCCGTTTGGGAGCAAGATATTACACACCTTATTCCACTTTTGGAAGGTGAAATTTATGTAGGTGTTCATATAGACACATGGACAAAAGAAGGCTACAATATCTCAGTTCGTTTGGATTTTGAAGAAAGTGAAAATGCTTACGAACCAGCAAGGAAGAGATGGGTAAGCCCAGTCATGAATACAGTAAGATACATACCTCCCCAACGTGGCTGTGACCAGTTCCAACGTAAAGATGTTGGTACAACTGTAAATGTCCCTGCGGGTGCAAAAACTGTAAATATTGGCTATATCACCACAGGTCACGGAGGGCACAGTGGCGGAGATGAGTTTGTTCCTACAGAAAATATTATAAAAGTAGATGATGAAATATTCCACAGTTTTACGCCTTGGCGAACAGACTGTGCATCATTCAGAAGATTTAATCCTACTTCTGGGGTATGGTTGAAAAAACGAAAAGTAGATTATATCGACTGGGAGAAGAAAAAATACCAAACAAAAGAGATCGAGGAGCCAGAAGCATCTTCTGACCTTTCGAGGTCAAATTGGTGTCCGGGTTCAGACGTACCACCTCTTATTTTACCAATGAGCATTGGATCGGGCGAGCATAAGATTACAGTCAGCATGCCAACGTCTCAAGTCCAAGCAGAGAATGAACACAATTTCTGGTTCGTATCCGCATATTTATTCGGCGAACTAAACTAA
- a CDS encoding beta-mannosidase, which translates to MKIHRNISFYLISLFALLAISCSSKQQKIAKQEIDLNAGWEFKQSSKEKWYPATVPGTVHTDLYANDLIPDPFYRQNEKDLQWIENEAWEYKKTFDAPAIKNKDFNFSLQFDGLDTYADVFLNDKKILSADNMFVGYESEVTSLLKEKGNELRILFHSPIKKTEGLRQKAGFEYPAGNDASEEKLSVYARKAPYHYGWDWGPRFVTSGIWRDVKLVQRKTATIKDLHIIQESLDEQKAELAIELEIEAFKAIDDAQVQLLIGEKNVNSSQKISLKEGLNQLKFKAQIDTPQLWWPNGLGEQHRYEISARLFQADEQLDENVQKIGLRTIEVVNEPDSIGESFYVKVNGQPVFMKGVNYIPQDSFLPSVTKERYDWMFESMIDANMNMVRVWGGGIYEDDYFYELCDEKGLLLWQDFMFACTMYPGDEDFLKKVEEEAIYNIKRIRNRPSLALWCGNNEIQVGWENWGWQTEFKWSEGVQQKLISDYNKLFKELLPNLVKTHDANRFYYPSSPISNWGNLDDFKIGDNHYWGVWWGKKEFESFKEYVPRFMSEFGFQSFPAMESIKAFSEAEDWDLNSDVMNQHQKSSIGNVTIKEYMQRDYEVPSDFQDFVYVGQLLQAEGMKLGLEVHRRRMPYCMGTLYWQLNDCWPAASWSSIDYYGKWKALHYAVREAFSTQLVSTDLEGDRLKVFLVNDEWQTKDAQLQITWNDFKGNILMKKISELKLAANSSEIVIDKHLTEVLGKSVSPTERQNSYLKFALVIDGKEVSKTFTFLTKPKNQQLPTVKVATSIIEKDGELYVKLATDAFTTGVEISFDGQKEIHLSDNYFYLEANEEKLVKISRTSLDKEDLSKIMKVKCLNNI; encoded by the coding sequence ATGAAAATACATCGCAACATATCTTTTTACCTGATATCCCTTTTTGCTCTCTTAGCTATAAGTTGCAGCTCTAAACAGCAGAAGATAGCTAAGCAAGAGATCGACCTAAATGCTGGATGGGAGTTCAAGCAGAGTTCGAAGGAAAAGTGGTATCCAGCTACAGTTCCGGGAACAGTTCATACAGATTTGTATGCCAATGACCTTATTCCCGATCCTTTTTACCGCCAAAATGAAAAAGATCTTCAGTGGATTGAAAATGAAGCATGGGAGTACAAAAAAACATTTGATGCCCCTGCTATAAAAAACAAAGATTTCAATTTTAGCCTTCAGTTTGATGGACTAGACACCTATGCAGATGTTTTTCTGAATGATAAAAAGATACTGAGTGCTGACAATATGTTTGTCGGTTATGAAAGTGAAGTAACTTCTTTGCTGAAAGAAAAAGGGAATGAACTCCGTATTCTTTTCCATTCTCCAATCAAAAAGACAGAAGGGTTGAGACAAAAAGCAGGCTTCGAATATCCTGCAGGAAATGACGCAAGTGAAGAAAAGCTAAGTGTTTATGCCCGAAAAGCACCTTATCATTATGGTTGGGATTGGGGACCTCGTTTTGTGACTTCCGGCATTTGGCGAGATGTGAAGTTGGTACAACGAAAAACAGCCACAATCAAAGACCTTCATATCATTCAAGAATCTTTGGATGAGCAAAAAGCAGAACTAGCCATAGAACTAGAAATAGAAGCCTTTAAAGCAATTGATGATGCTCAAGTTCAACTCCTTATTGGAGAAAAGAATGTGAACAGTAGCCAAAAAATTAGCTTGAAAGAAGGTTTAAACCAATTGAAATTTAAAGCGCAGATCGATACGCCACAACTTTGGTGGCCCAATGGATTGGGAGAACAACATCGTTATGAAATTTCAGCTCGACTTTTCCAAGCTGATGAACAACTTGATGAAAATGTTCAAAAGATAGGTCTCAGAACAATTGAGGTTGTCAATGAGCCAGATAGCATAGGAGAAAGTTTCTATGTCAAAGTCAACGGACAGCCTGTTTTCATGAAAGGTGTCAACTACATTCCTCAAGATAGTTTCCTTCCTTCTGTAACCAAAGAGCGTTACGATTGGATGTTTGAAAGTATGATAGATGCCAACATGAATATGGTTCGTGTATGGGGTGGAGGAATTTATGAAGATGATTATTTCTATGAGCTATGTGACGAAAAAGGATTGCTTCTTTGGCAAGATTTTATGTTTGCTTGTACGATGTACCCCGGCGATGAAGATTTCTTGAAAAAAGTAGAAGAAGAAGCCATTTACAACATCAAGAGAATCCGTAACAGACCATCTTTAGCCCTTTGGTGTGGAAACAACGAAATTCAAGTAGGATGGGAAAACTGGGGGTGGCAAACGGAGTTCAAATGGTCTGAAGGAGTACAGCAAAAGCTGATTTCAGATTACAATAAATTGTTCAAAGAGTTATTACCAAACTTGGTAAAAACACATGATGCCAACCGATTCTATTATCCTTCATCACCAATTAGTAACTGGGGAAATCTTGACGATTTCAAAATAGGAGATAACCACTACTGGGGAGTTTGGTGGGGTAAAAAAGAATTTGAGAGTTTCAAAGAATATGTACCTCGCTTTATGAGTGAGTTTGGTTTCCAATCATTCCCCGCAATGGAATCTATCAAAGCATTTTCTGAAGCAGAAGATTGGGATCTGAATTCTGATGTGATGAATCAGCACCAAAAGAGTAGTATAGGTAATGTGACCATCAAAGAATACATGCAAAGGGATTATGAGGTTCCTTCAGACTTCCAAGATTTTGTATATGTAGGGCAATTACTCCAAGCAGAAGGAATGAAACTTGGTTTAGAAGTTCATCGCAGAAGAATGCCTTACTGTATGGGAACATTGTATTGGCAATTAAACGACTGTTGGCCTGCCGCATCTTGGTCTTCTATAGATTATTACGGAAAGTGGAAAGCACTTCATTATGCCGTTCGAGAGGCTTTCAGTACACAATTGGTCTCTACGGATTTGGAAGGCGATCGCTTAAAAGTTTTTCTTGTAAATGATGAATGGCAAACAAAAGATGCACAACTACAAATCACTTGGAACGACTTTAAAGGCAACATTCTGATGAAGAAAATTTCTGAATTAAAACTTGCCGCAAATTCAAGTGAAATCGTTATTGACAAACATCTGACAGAAGTGTTAGGGAAGTCAGTAAGTCCGACAGAAAGACAAAATAGTTACCTCAAATTTGCCTTAGTCATTGACGGAAAAGAAGTGAGCAAAACATTTACTTTCCTAACAAAACCAAAGAATCAACAATTACCAACGGTAAAAGTAGCAACTTCCATTATTGAAAAAGATGGAGAACTTTACGTCAAGTTAGCAACCGATGCTTTCACCACAGGTGTCGAAATCAGCTTTGACGGACAAAAAGAAATTCACCTTTCAGACAACTATTTCTATTTAGAAGCAAATGAAGAGAAACTCGTAAAAATCTCTCGTACTTCTTTAGATAAAGAGGATTTGAGCAAAATCATGAAAGTGAAGTGTCTGAATAATATTTGA